One window of the Chitinophaga niabensis genome contains the following:
- a CDS encoding EamA family transporter, whose product MTRYIFMVFAGACSFGILSTFVKLAYREGYSAAGISFSQAFTGFLVLFVLQLLFSREKGFKGALPVLLTGVAIGLTTFFYYVSVVYIPASLAIVLLMQCTWMGILLDWVLFKKRPGWIQSFVTLLILVGTVLASGDITGNVSLKGLRYALLSAFCYAGFIVANSRIGQQMETLKKSTIIMMGSALSIFIVNAHQLVVVEHFDWGILKWALFLSLFGTIIPPVLFAKGIPKIGAGISAIVMTAELPVAVICSHIVLQEPVGWVQWVGVMIMLLAIVLLHVWKEKA is encoded by the coding sequence ATGACCAGGTATATATTCATGGTTTTTGCCGGGGCGTGCAGCTTTGGCATCCTCTCTACATTTGTAAAACTAGCTTACCGGGAAGGCTATTCTGCTGCCGGTATTTCCTTTTCCCAGGCCTTTACAGGTTTTCTTGTACTCTTTGTGCTGCAACTCCTTTTCAGCCGGGAAAAGGGTTTTAAAGGGGCTTTGCCGGTGTTGTTAACAGGTGTAGCCATAGGGCTCACTACTTTCTTCTATTATGTATCCGTGGTATACATACCAGCCTCTCTGGCCATTGTGCTGCTGATGCAATGTACCTGGATGGGGATATTGCTGGACTGGGTGCTCTTTAAAAAACGGCCGGGTTGGATACAGAGCTTTGTTACCCTGCTGATCCTGGTTGGGACCGTTCTGGCCAGTGGGGACATTACAGGGAATGTTTCACTAAAAGGCCTGAGATATGCGCTATTGTCCGCTTTCTGTTATGCAGGCTTCATTGTGGCCAATAGCAGGATAGGGCAGCAGATGGAAACGCTGAAGAAAAGTACCATTATTATGATGGGTTCCGCCTTGAGCATTTTCATTGTGAATGCGCATCAACTAGTAGTAGTGGAACATTTTGACTGGGGTATACTGAAATGGGCTTTGTTCCTTTCTTTATTCGGCACCATCATTCCACCTGTTCTCTTTGCAAAAGGAATCCCTAAAATAGGAGCTGGGATCAGTGCTATTGTGATGACGGCGGAATTACCGGTAGCCGTGATCTGCTCTCATATTGTATTGCAGGAGCCGGTAGGCTGGGTGCAATGGGTAGGGGTGATGATCATGCTGCTGGCGATTGTATTGTTGCATGTGTGGAAGGAAAAGGCATAA
- a CDS encoding MlaD family protein yields MKDKTTKRTVIVGIFILLGVIIFAVGILTLGGQRKSFVQSVKVKAIFHDIGGLAKGDNVWYSGVKVGTIKSITFINHSQIEVLMNIEKASREFIHKDVKAKISSDGLVGNKIIALTGGTTTVPAIEDGDIITVEVAISTDEIMNTLQVNNKSLVEITGNLKVITGKIMKGEGSIGKLINDEAIYNDLQGTMATLRKTAANTQMLTEGLAEYSAKLHTKGTLASDLVSDTVVFTKLRSTISQMETIAQGVDSVVLNLRDASSGVKENLRSNNSPAGVLLNDEKTAQALKQTISNLQSSTEKLDENMEALQSNFLLRGFFRKKAKREKKEAEQAAKAPTEQK; encoded by the coding sequence ATGAAAGATAAGACTACTAAAAGAACGGTGATCGTAGGCATATTTATCCTCCTGGGAGTGATCATCTTTGCCGTGGGCATACTCACCCTGGGCGGACAGCGCAAATCCTTCGTTCAATCCGTAAAAGTGAAAGCGATCTTTCATGATATCGGCGGCCTGGCAAAAGGTGATAACGTATGGTATTCCGGCGTAAAAGTAGGTACCATCAAAAGCATCACCTTCATCAACCACAGCCAGATAGAAGTATTGATGAATATAGAAAAGGCATCCCGCGAGTTCATTCATAAAGATGTAAAGGCCAAGATCAGTTCAGACGGGCTGGTAGGTAATAAGATCATTGCACTCACTGGCGGTACCACTACCGTTCCGGCTATTGAAGACGGGGATATCATTACCGTGGAAGTAGCCATCAGCACAGATGAGATCATGAACACCCTGCAGGTGAATAACAAAAGCCTAGTAGAGATCACCGGCAACCTGAAGGTGATCACCGGTAAGATCATGAAAGGAGAAGGTTCCATCGGCAAGCTCATCAACGATGAAGCCATTTATAACGATCTGCAGGGCACTATGGCCACCCTTCGTAAAACTGCCGCCAATACCCAGATGCTGACGGAAGGCCTGGCAGAATACAGCGCTAAACTGCATACCAAAGGTACATTGGCAAGTGACCTGGTATCAGATACTGTAGTATTCACCAAACTGCGTTCTACCATTTCGCAAATGGAAACCATCGCGCAGGGAGTGGACAGCGTGGTGTTAAATCTCCGCGATGCCAGCAGCGGTGTAAAAGAAAACCTCCGCAGCAACAACAGCCCTGCAGGTGTTTTGCTGAATGACGAAAAAACCGCACAGGCATTAAAGCAAACTATCTCCAACCTGCAAAGCAGTACGGAGAAACTGGATGAAAACATGGAGGCGCTGCAAAGTAACTTCCTGCTAAGAGGTTTCTTCCGTAAAAAAGCAAAACGTGAAAAGAAAGAAGCTGAACAGGCAGCAAAAGCACCAACAGAACAGAAATAA
- a CDS encoding ABC transporter ATP-binding protein, which yields MKPFTPEIDFDNTVISIRGLFKSFGDNHVLRGVDLDVHKGENVVVLGRSGTGKSVLIKIIAGLLKPDAGTVNVLGLEVEHLDTQSLRELRMKVGFCFQNGALYDSMTVGENLNFPLVRNQPRLKAAQRAKLVDTVLDAVGLSQTIDQMPSELSGGQRKRIGIARTLILRPDIMLYDEPTAGLDPITCTEINNLINEVQRRFKTSSIIITHDLTCAKVTGDNIAVMKEGQFIRQGSFDTVFATGDDLIKEFYDYNFIQ from the coding sequence ATGAAACCATTCACGCCTGAAATAGATTTTGATAACACCGTGATCTCTATCAGAGGTCTCTTTAAATCCTTTGGCGACAATCACGTATTGCGGGGTGTTGACCTGGATGTGCACAAGGGCGAGAACGTTGTGGTACTCGGCCGTTCCGGTACCGGTAAATCCGTACTGATCAAGATCATTGCCGGCCTGCTGAAACCGGATGCCGGCACAGTGAATGTACTGGGGCTGGAAGTAGAACACCTGGATACCCAGTCTCTGCGGGAACTACGCATGAAAGTGGGTTTCTGTTTTCAGAACGGCGCGCTGTATGATAGTATGACGGTTGGGGAAAACCTCAACTTCCCACTCGTTCGCAATCAACCCCGCCTGAAGGCAGCACAACGGGCAAAACTGGTGGACACGGTACTCGATGCCGTAGGGCTTTCACAGACTATCGACCAAATGCCCTCAGAGCTTTCCGGCGGGCAAAGGAAACGTATCGGTATTGCCCGTACCCTCATCCTGCGCCCGGACATCATGTTGTATGATGAGCCCACCGCAGGCCTGGACCCTATCACCTGTACAGAAATTAATAACCTGATCAACGAAGTACAACGCCGCTTCAAAACCAGCTCAATTATCATTACGCACGACCTTACCTGCGCCAAAGTAACCGGCGATAATATTGCCGTGATGAAAGAAGGACAATTCATCCGGCAGGGAAGTTTTGACACCGTCTTTGCCACCGGCGATGACCTGATCAAAGAATTCTATGACTATAATTTTATTCAGTAA
- a CDS encoding MlaE family ABC transporter permease — translation MEPKEQPDKPFISKSADAFFISVYDIFRFIARFFREAFRRPLEVKEFMHQCYMIGYKSLALISLTGFITGLVFTKQSRPSLAEFGATSWLPSLISIAVIRALAPLVTALICAGKVGSSIGAELASMKVTEQVDAMEVSAINPFKYLVVTRVLATTACIPLLMCYTAVVGLAGSYLDVHLNEQTSLIAFIQKAFVNISFLDLGASLFKSIVFGFTIGIVSAYQGYNASQGTQGVGKAANVSVVISMFLIFIEEIVIVQVVNSIR, via the coding sequence ATGGAACCTAAGGAACAACCGGATAAACCCTTTATCTCAAAAAGTGCAGATGCCTTTTTCATCAGTGTATACGACATCTTCCGGTTCATTGCCCGGTTCTTTCGGGAGGCTTTCCGCCGCCCGCTGGAAGTGAAGGAGTTTATGCATCAGTGTTATATGATAGGCTACAAGTCGCTGGCACTGATCAGCCTTACCGGCTTCATCACCGGGCTTGTATTCACGAAGCAGTCCCGCCCCTCCCTGGCAGAGTTCGGCGCTACTTCCTGGTTGCCCTCCCTGATCTCCATTGCCGTGATACGGGCTTTGGCCCCTTTGGTGACCGCCCTCATCTGTGCCGGTAAAGTAGGCTCCAGTATTGGTGCGGAACTGGCTTCCATGAAGGTAACGGAACAGGTAGATGCCATGGAGGTATCCGCCATCAATCCATTTAAATACCTTGTAGTGACCCGGGTACTGGCTACCACCGCCTGCATCCCGCTGCTCATGTGTTACACCGCTGTGGTAGGCCTTGCTGGCTCCTACCTGGATGTACACCTGAATGAACAGACCAGCCTCATCGCATTTATACAGAAAGCATTTGTGAATATATCCTTCCTTGACCTGGGGGCCTCTCTTTTTAAATCTATTGTGTTCGGGTTCACTATTGGCATTGTTAGTGCTTATCAGGGGTATAATGCCTCACAGGGAACACAGGGCGTAGGTAAAGCTGCCAATGTTTCAGTGGTAATATCCATGTTCCTGATCTTTATCGAAGAGATCGTTATCGTTCAAGTTGTTAATTCGATCCGTTAA
- a CDS encoding RNA polymerase sigma-70 factor, whose protein sequence is MSSNASEEIALVAALQGDSVAAFDALYRMYFPAVYANILHLVKDSAAAQDIVQEVFIRLWEKRKLLQAGQPAGNWLFVVSYNRSLNHLRSTLRQRLKLAALAPDTVESEEEEWEVTSIQLDMLERAIDKLPPQRKKVFLLCKMQGKTYAEAATELQISHYTVKEHLTKASRFIRDYVRLQPEWQALLVAFPLLTSLFDR, encoded by the coding sequence ATGTCTTCCAACGCATCAGAAGAAATAGCATTAGTAGCAGCATTGCAGGGGGATAGTGTAGCTGCATTTGATGCCCTTTATCGCATGTATTTTCCCGCCGTGTATGCCAACATCCTTCACCTGGTGAAGGATAGCGCTGCTGCGCAGGATATTGTGCAGGAGGTATTCATCCGCCTGTGGGAAAAAAGAAAATTACTGCAGGCCGGTCAGCCTGCCGGCAATTGGTTGTTTGTGGTAAGTTATAACCGTTCCCTGAACCATCTTCGTTCCACCCTGCGCCAGCGGCTGAAATTAGCAGCATTGGCGCCGGATACAGTGGAATCGGAAGAAGAGGAGTGGGAAGTCACTTCCATTCAGCTGGATATGCTGGAAAGAGCGATAGACAAGTTACCCCCTCAACGTAAAAAGGTTTTCCTGCTGTGTAAAATGCAGGGTAAAACCTATGCAGAAGCCGCTACGGAACTGCAGATCTCCCATTATACCGTAAAAGAACATCTGACAAAAGCCAGCCGCTTTATCCGTGATTATGTACGCCTGCAACCTGAATGGCAGGCATTGCTTGTTGCCTTCCCGCTTTTGACAAGCCTGTTCGACCGTTAA
- a CDS encoding FecR family protein, translating to MNHSETYLHELLAKEHWTEEECRWLLQYLEETPGTELKSLMLERFRAHGLEVRDQALAENLLGRIHARMQPLPSFETKVVPLYRRWWKGTAAAVVISVAATMYFMQMPSKPQTAKLTPAAMEDVAPGGNKARLLLGNGKSLVLDQMADGPISGDAQLHKEDAALVYGPSGGNSSNTLITPKGGQYRVQLEDGTKVWLNAASSLEYPVAFNGSDRTVRLTGEAYFEVAKNAAKPFFVQMNGMTVQVLGTNFNINAYAEEKRFTTTLLEGAVRVVAGNQRLTLAPGEQTSLEQHSGILQRAGGDAEDAIAWKNGIFTFKNHELAAVMRDISRWYDVDIIYDKGIDEKIHVTGAMRRQDNLSQALKILELTADLHFSVQGKTITVSKK from the coding sequence TTGAATCATTCTGAAACATATCTACACGAGCTCCTGGCCAAAGAACATTGGACGGAGGAGGAGTGCCGCTGGTTGCTGCAATACCTGGAGGAAACTCCCGGCACTGAACTGAAAAGCCTCATGCTGGAGCGCTTCAGGGCACATGGCCTGGAGGTGCGGGACCAGGCATTGGCAGAAAACCTGTTAGGCCGCATCCATGCGCGTATGCAGCCATTGCCTTCATTTGAAACGAAGGTAGTACCCCTTTACCGCCGCTGGTGGAAAGGTACCGCCGCAGCCGTTGTTATAAGTGTGGCGGCTACTATGTATTTTATGCAAATGCCTTCTAAACCACAGACCGCAAAGCTTACACCTGCTGCCATGGAAGATGTGGCTCCGGGTGGTAATAAAGCCCGTTTATTATTGGGTAACGGAAAGTCACTTGTGCTGGACCAGATGGCAGACGGACCAATCAGCGGAGACGCACAATTACATAAAGAAGATGCAGCGCTGGTTTACGGACCTTCCGGTGGCAATAGTTCTAATACCCTGATCACACCAAAAGGAGGGCAATACCGTGTACAACTGGAAGACGGAACGAAAGTATGGCTCAATGCCGCCAGTTCCCTGGAATACCCTGTTGCCTTTAATGGCAGCGACCGTACAGTGCGGCTGACTGGTGAAGCTTATTTTGAAGTAGCGAAAAATGCTGCCAAACCTTTCTTTGTACAGATGAATGGCATGACGGTGCAGGTATTGGGTACCAACTTTAACATCAATGCGTATGCAGAAGAAAAGCGCTTTACCACCACTTTACTGGAAGGTGCTGTGAGGGTAGTGGCGGGCAACCAGCGATTGACGCTGGCTCCTGGTGAACAAACCAGTTTGGAACAACACTCAGGTATTCTGCAACGTGCAGGCGGAGATGCGGAAGACGCTATTGCCTGGAAGAACGGCATCTTTACTTTTAAAAATCATGAACTCGCGGCTGTGATGAGAGATATCAGCCGCTGGTACGATGTAGATATTATATATGATAAGGGAATTGATGAAAAGATCCATGTTACGGGTGCAATGCGCAGGCAGGATAATTTATCGCAGGCTTTAAAAATACTGGAGCTCACAGCAGATCTGCATTTTTCGGTGCAGGGAAAAACCATTACTGTCAGCAAAAAATAG
- a CDS encoding SusC/RagA family TonB-linked outer membrane protein, with protein MKRSLHSTQLSAWRWFKPLFLFLLITGLQLNAAAKGQDKLLNVNVNDASLETVFKIVRQQSNYLFIFRDENLAGTNMKISFRLKDATIEQVMDRCLEGSPLTYKIVDNTVILVKRDEKPAARQEVVKLSGVVRDAENGDPLPGVTVSVKGTGNGTTTDANGRFLLNNVTPPATLVFSYIGFSTQSVEAGARREFAIQLQRESRSMQQVVVIGYGTQKKTELTGSISTFRPNDLNARPVLGPDQLLQGRMAGVNVSSANGMPGAPMRVSVRGIGSLSASNEPLYVIDGVPIIPHDAAVTNFGAKMNPLAQLNPSDIASVDVLKDAASAAIYGSRATNGVILITTKNGRKGSGQLAINAYAGMQDVPYLDKVEMADSKLYLEVVNEGIDNYNKQFGYLPGNSKFIPGIDHPYPGLPDTDWMQEVLRKAYTKNIDLSVSGGTDKTTYYISGGFLNQQGVVIYNDLKKYTGRINLTTEPLSWLRTGVNISFGYSDNNRVPGSNLGSTVMGRSLPQRPFDRPYKPNGEYYVGGTADLVYHNPIQILKEEVANLKNYRLLGNAFAELKFTKDLTYKTSFGSDIGYTHDYIYYNQKHPYGTGNGRIIDERRLLTNLLLENTLNYSHAFGALKLDVLAGHSFQRMMVSTNGIDGNGFPAPSFDVLGAAAVINNAGTNLYGNAMESYFGRANLAWKEKYMLGMSIRTDGSSRFSPDNRYGYFPSVSAGWQVSKEPFWTMPKTDLKVRVSYGSTGNQEGVSNYAYQSLTGGGYNYDGKSGIAISGFGNNILTWEKANQLDAGLELGLLGGSVNLTVDYFRKNTTNLLYNMPIQGTSGFTSITSNIGSMLNHGLEAAVNTNFNFGALNWSSDFNISFIKNRITSLIGNSDALSVGANRALQVGQDIGSIWVYKMLGIFQDDKEVPEPLQKIGVRAGDVKYEDLNNDGNIDINDRQIVGSSNPDFYGGWNNTFRYKNFDLSVFLNYTYGQDVYASSRITIERLGQNAVNITKKSAENRWTGPGTSNTTPRAIYSQAYNLYNSSRWMEDGSFIRIRTVSLGYELPGSILQRAKIKRVRVYLQADNLWLFTKYSGMDPEVSSDMDPRFLGEDNLVLPQPRSFNAGVNLNF; from the coding sequence ATGAAACGATCATTACACAGTACACAGCTTTCCGCATGGCGGTGGTTCAAACCGCTGTTCCTGTTCCTGCTCATAACAGGCCTGCAGTTAAATGCAGCAGCCAAAGGGCAGGATAAACTTTTAAATGTAAATGTGAATGATGCCAGCCTGGAAACAGTATTCAAGATTGTACGCCAGCAGAGCAATTACCTTTTTATATTCAGGGATGAGAACCTGGCCGGCACTAATATGAAAATATCTTTCCGCCTGAAAGATGCTACCATAGAACAGGTGATGGACCGCTGCCTGGAAGGTTCTCCGCTTACTTATAAGATTGTTGATAATACGGTGATCCTGGTTAAACGTGATGAAAAACCTGCAGCCCGCCAGGAGGTGGTGAAACTGAGTGGTGTGGTAAGAGATGCAGAGAACGGAGATCCGTTACCGGGTGTAACCGTGAGTGTGAAAGGCACCGGCAATGGTACCACCACAGATGCGAACGGCCGCTTTTTGCTGAACAATGTTACACCGCCTGCAACACTGGTGTTTTCTTATATCGGCTTTTCCACACAATCTGTAGAAGCAGGCGCACGCAGGGAATTTGCCATACAGCTGCAAAGAGAAAGCCGTTCCATGCAACAGGTGGTAGTGATCGGATATGGTACGCAGAAGAAAACAGAACTCACCGGTTCTATCAGTACCTTCCGCCCGAATGATCTCAACGCCCGGCCTGTTCTGGGACCGGACCAGTTATTGCAGGGCCGCATGGCAGGTGTGAATGTATCTTCCGCCAATGGTATGCCCGGAGCGCCGATGCGTGTAAGCGTACGGGGTATCGGTTCCCTGAGTGCGAGTAATGAACCCCTCTATGTAATAGATGGTGTGCCCATTATTCCGCACGATGCAGCCGTAACAAACTTCGGTGCTAAAATGAACCCGCTGGCGCAACTGAATCCCAGCGACATTGCTTCCGTGGATGTACTGAAAGATGCTGCTTCTGCTGCTATCTATGGATCACGCGCCACCAACGGGGTAATACTCATTACCACCAAAAACGGCCGCAAAGGCAGCGGGCAACTGGCCATTAATGCTTATGCAGGTATGCAGGATGTACCCTATCTGGATAAAGTGGAAATGGCAGATTCCAAATTATACCTGGAAGTAGTGAATGAAGGAATTGATAACTATAATAAACAATTCGGCTATCTGCCGGGTAACAGCAAATTCATTCCCGGCATAGATCATCCTTATCCCGGTTTACCGGATACGGACTGGATGCAGGAAGTTTTACGCAAAGCCTATACAAAGAACATCGACCTCTCTGTATCCGGCGGCACAGATAAAACAACGTATTATATTTCCGGCGGTTTCCTCAATCAGCAGGGTGTTGTTATTTATAACGATCTGAAAAAGTACACCGGCAGGATCAATCTTACCACAGAACCTTTATCCTGGCTGCGTACCGGTGTGAATATCAGCTTCGGTTATTCTGATAACAACCGGGTACCGGGTTCTAACCTGGGTTCTACGGTAATGGGCAGAAGCCTTCCGCAACGTCCGTTCGACAGGCCTTATAAACCCAATGGTGAATATTATGTAGGTGGTACGGCAGACCTGGTGTATCATAACCCTATACAGATATTGAAAGAAGAAGTGGCGAACCTGAAGAACTATCGTTTGTTAGGCAACGCATTTGCAGAACTGAAGTTCACCAAAGACCTTACCTATAAAACTTCCTTTGGTTCAGACATTGGTTATACGCACGATTATATCTACTACAATCAGAAACATCCATATGGTACCGGTAATGGCCGCATCATAGATGAACGCAGATTGCTCACTAACCTGCTGCTGGAAAATACCCTGAACTACTCCCATGCTTTCGGTGCGCTGAAGCTGGATGTATTGGCTGGTCACTCTTTCCAGCGCATGATGGTATCTACCAACGGTATAGATGGTAATGGATTCCCTGCCCCGTCTTTTGATGTGCTGGGTGCTGCTGCAGTGATCAACAATGCAGGTACTAACCTGTATGGCAATGCCATGGAATCTTATTTCGGCCGTGCCAATCTTGCCTGGAAAGAAAAATATATGCTGGGCATGTCTATCCGTACGGATGGTTCTTCCCGTTTCTCACCTGATAACCGTTATGGTTATTTCCCTTCTGTATCAGCTGGCTGGCAGGTTTCCAAAGAACCTTTCTGGACCATGCCAAAAACAGATCTTAAAGTACGCGTGAGCTATGGCTCTACTGGTAACCAGGAAGGGGTGAGCAATTATGCATATCAATCCCTCACCGGTGGTGGTTATAACTATGATGGCAAGAGTGGTATTGCGATCTCCGGTTTTGGAAATAATATCCTTACCTGGGAAAAAGCCAACCAACTGGATGCTGGTCTTGAGTTAGGGCTGCTGGGCGGCTCTGTGAACCTTACAGTGGATTACTTCCGTAAGAATACCACCAACCTGTTGTACAACATGCCTATCCAGGGAACATCCGGTTTTACCAGCATCACCAGCAATATTGGTTCTATGTTGAACCATGGCCTGGAAGCTGCAGTGAACACCAACTTTAACTTTGGTGCATTGAACTGGAGTTCTGATTTCAATATCTCTTTCATCAAAAACCGCATCACTTCGCTGATCGGTAACAGCGATGCACTGTCTGTAGGAGCTAACCGCGCCTTACAGGTAGGTCAGGATATCGGCAGCATCTGGGTGTATAAGATGTTAGGCATTTTCCAGGATGATAAAGAAGTACCTGAGCCCTTGCAGAAGATCGGTGTACGTGCGGGTGATGTGAAGTACGAAGACCTGAACAATGATGGCAATATTGATATTAACGACCGCCAGATCGTGGGCAGTTCCAATCCTGACTTCTATGGCGGATGGAACAATACCTTCCGGTACAAAAACTTTGATCTCTCTGTTTTCCTGAACTATACCTACGGGCAGGATGTATATGCTTCTTCCCGCATTACCATTGAAAGGCTGGGACAGAATGCAGTGAACATCACTAAAAAGTCTGCAGAGAACAGATGGACCGGTCCCGGTACGAGCAATACCACTCCCCGTGCTATCTACAGCCAGGCTTACAACCTGTATAACTCCAGCCGCTGGATGGAAGATGGTTCTTTCATCCGCATACGTACGGTATCCCTGGGATATGAATTACCCGGGTCTATCCTGCAGAGAGCAAAGATCAAACGCGTGCGTGTTTACCTGCAGGCAGATAACTTATGGCTGTTCACCAAATACTCCGGTATGGATCCTGAAGTGAGTTCAGATATGGACCCGCGCTTTTTGGGAGAAGATAACCTGGTATTACCGCAGCCCCGTTCATTTAATGCAGGCGTTAATCTGAATTTCTAA
- a CDS encoding RagB/SusD family nutrient uptake outer membrane protein, translating to MKRKVFPVLLSGLCLFASCSKMLDVKSHSAVATNTLSAADVEAFLTGIYSRMQNAPGAESTISFDITGGNLINSGAATDGGLNTFITNVLRPENGLMSAAWNGYYAALYQVNNLLDVSANLPATQRNKEISGVAHFFRAYLYYNLVTRFGGVPVLEQNTAAKVKRNTETETWAFIEKELTLAMTDAPVYAAGQYYLVSSIAAKALMARVKLAQGKKAEAATLAEEVITSGLFKLDAFEKIFRAQSNQEEIFSFKNLTIESSLRVSTLFYTYAHTVKGSYVYRPVQEVMDMFTAGDKRTAMSVDTYQGLRVINKYPSGQSGSDPIIVVRLAEMYLISAEAQGLAGLGRLNELRVERGLTAIQPASEAAYMDAVMLERRKELLGEGFRWFDLVRTGRAQTELGLADRELKYPLPMNELAINKLLEQNDDY from the coding sequence ATGAAAAGAAAAGTATTTCCAGTATTGCTTTCCGGCCTGTGCCTGTTTGCTTCGTGCAGTAAGATGCTGGATGTGAAATCGCATTCTGCCGTAGCTACCAATACTTTATCTGCTGCAGATGTGGAGGCCTTCCTGACAGGCATTTACAGCCGCATGCAAAACGCCCCCGGTGCAGAATCTACCATTTCCTTCGATATCACCGGCGGCAACCTGATCAACTCAGGGGCTGCTACAGACGGTGGACTGAATACCTTTATCACCAATGTACTGCGTCCGGAAAATGGCCTGATGTCTGCCGCATGGAACGGTTATTATGCTGCCCTGTACCAGGTGAACAACCTGCTGGATGTTTCCGCCAATCTGCCTGCCACACAGCGTAATAAAGAGATCTCCGGTGTCGCGCACTTCTTCCGTGCTTACCTGTATTATAACCTGGTGACCCGCTTCGGCGGTGTGCCTGTGCTGGAGCAGAATACAGCCGCAAAAGTGAAACGCAACACAGAAACAGAAACATGGGCTTTCATTGAAAAGGAATTAACACTGGCCATGACAGATGCGCCGGTCTATGCTGCAGGGCAATATTACCTGGTGTCTTCCATTGCGGCTAAAGCACTAATGGCACGTGTAAAACTTGCGCAGGGCAAAAAAGCAGAGGCCGCTACACTGGCAGAAGAAGTGATCACTTCCGGCCTTTTTAAACTGGATGCTTTCGAGAAGATCTTCCGGGCACAATCGAACCAGGAAGAGATCTTCTCTTTTAAAAACCTGACCATAGAATCTTCCCTGCGTGTAAGCACGTTATTCTATACCTATGCACACACGGTAAAAGGCAGTTACGTATACCGCCCTGTGCAGGAGGTGATGGATATGTTCACTGCCGGTGATAAACGTACTGCTATGTCCGTGGATACCTACCAGGGCCTGCGGGTGATCAACAAATACCCCAGCGGGCAATCAGGCAGCGATCCCATTATTGTGGTGCGGCTTGCAGAGATGTACCTCATCAGCGCAGAAGCGCAGGGGCTTGCAGGGCTGGGCAGGTTGAATGAACTGCGTGTTGAACGCGGACTCACCGCTATTCAGCCAGCGAGCGAAGCCGCTTATATGGACGCTGTGATGCTGGAAAGGAGGAAGGAGTTGCTGGGCGAAGGGTTCCGCTGGTTTGATCTCGTACGTACCGGCCGCGCGCAAACAGAACTGGGGCTGGCAGACAGGGAGTTGAAATATCCGCTTCCCATGAATGAACTGGCCATCAACAAATTACTGGAACAGAACGATGATTATTAA
- a CDS encoding phosphodiester glycosidase family protein → MYRIKLVSILSLLYFTIASCKKDSQAQVPHVTIKSPLTQRMVDSTNIIAKVFSDTVFQISEGVQETDVHYLSREGYSMHMFIIEADMNNPKLKLEAATPYDATPYAMQTVPDMVKYINGPNSKVVAGVNADFFNTTTGEPRGVLIKNNKVLKTTWFNDRSSTFLGVKKDGKLFIGDRAEFAAMQNDFEDALGGGPMLVKNNAILTQTDLSIEPRTGIGLNEQGKMYWMVIDGRSFYYSNGITITQLGQLLKACGATKVINVDGGGSSTFMIKHPLAEVWQVRNRPSDGTNRAVGNAWMIISKP, encoded by the coding sequence ATGTACAGGATTAAACTGGTTTCTATACTCAGCCTGCTTTATTTCACCATCGCCAGTTGTAAAAAGGACTCACAGGCACAGGTGCCGCATGTAACGATTAAAAGTCCGCTTACACAAAGGATGGTGGATAGTACCAATATTATCGCCAAAGTATTTTCAGATACCGTATTTCAGATCAGTGAAGGTGTGCAGGAAACAGATGTGCATTACCTGAGCAGGGAAGGTTATTCCATGCATATGTTCATCATAGAAGCGGATATGAATAATCCTAAACTGAAGCTGGAAGCCGCTACGCCGTATGATGCTACGCCTTATGCCATGCAAACTGTTCCGGACATGGTGAAGTATATCAATGGTCCCAACAGTAAAGTAGTGGCAGGTGTGAATGCCGATTTCTTCAACACTACCACAGGTGAGCCGCGCGGTGTTCTCATCAAGAACAACAAAGTGCTCAAAACCACCTGGTTCAATGACCGCAGCAGCACTTTCCTGGGTGTGAAAAAAGATGGTAAACTCTTTATCGGCGATCGTGCAGAATTTGCAGCCATGCAGAACGATTTTGAAGATGCATTGGGTGGAGGACCCATGCTGGTGAAGAACAATGCCATCTTAACACAAACAGACCTCAGTATTGAACCCCGTACCGGTATCGGGTTGAACGAGCAGGGTAAAATGTACTGGATGGTCATTGATGGCCGCAGCTTCTACTATTCCAATGGTATTACCATTACACAGCTGGGCCAATTGCTGAAAGCATGCGGTGCTACCAAAGTTATTAATGTAGATGGCGGCGGATCTTCCACTTTCATGATCAAACATCCGCTGGCAGAAGTATGGCAGGTACGCAACCGGCCTTCTGACGGAACCAACAGGGCAGTGGGTAATGCATGGATGATCATTTCCAAACCTTAA